The following nucleotide sequence is from Scyliorhinus torazame isolate Kashiwa2021f chromosome 4, sScyTor2.1, whole genome shotgun sequence.
aacaaTTTAAATTCAGCAACATGTATCCAACTTGCTGTAAGATGTACTCAGAATCATTGTAACTCCCGGGGCCTCGCCCTGTAATGGTATAATATAAGAATTCAATCACAAACACCATCCAGAGGAGGATGAAGCTGCCCGATATGGCGAAGAGTAGAATTATAgacttcctccgactctccatctcaggGTCGCTGTGATTCTCTGCCTGACTCTGACCCCTGAGCCTCTTCCGGGAGCGACTGGCGACTAAAATGTGTCGGACTGTCAGCGTGTTGAGCAGCACGACGAAAGCGAACGGCAGCAATGGCGTCAACACCTTATCAAACCAGCCATATCCCACCCAGATGGGATCAGTGAAGCAATTTGGCTTTACGTCACAGTACCAGGGCGTGTTGTCGATTATCAACAGAGGTTTATATATGAAGTACAGGGGGACGTTTTTGCAACACAGCAGGAGGCAGGTTGTTGCGATGACGACAGCCGCAGTTTTCGCGGTGCAGTATTTAGTTTTAAGCgtctgacagcaaatggccacaaatcgatcgaaggagaaaatgacggtgaaccagacagagcagTTTGTGGCTGCCCGAACGAGCACACTGACCATGCTACACAGAGGAGTGATGTTCAGGAAAGATCCCGGCAAGTAGTAATAATTGATCCGGCTCAGGATGACCTCCACGATAATGACCAATAGATCAGTTACTGCCATGGCCacgaggtagcgagtggtgcaagtcgagaggccacactttccccggGACAGGATCACAATTGCCACTAAATTAACTGAAAGAGAGCATTGGAAGTGAGAAAGGAACTTGCTGTTGTAATAAAGATGTTATAACATGTATTCAGACAATTTTTTCCCAGGGTGGTAACGGCTCACTGGATTGGCGTTCTCACTAAgccctgatgggcagcacggtagccttgtgggtagcacaattgcttcacagctccagggtcccaggttcaattccggcttgggtcactgtctgtgcggagtctgcgcatcctccccgtgtgtgcgtgggtttcctccgggtgctccggtttcctcccacggtccaaagatgtacaggttaggtggattggccgtgataaattgcccttagtgtccaaaattgcccttcgtgttgggtggggttactgggttacggggatagggtggaggtgttgaccttgggtagggtgctctttccaagagccggtgcagactcgatgggccgaatggcctccttctgcactgtaaattctatgaaaaatatctATGAAAGGGAAACGGACTGCCAGTTTTCTTCCCTTCCTAATTACACATCCTCTTCCCGTTATCCATGGCTAACCCGGGTAGGAAGGGCAAGCCTTTAGCATGAAGAGGGGTGGGATTGGAGGTGTGGCAAGTAATTTTCAAAAGTCAACCCCACTTCCCATAATCACCACCATCTCTGCGCccaaatctggtgaactggtgcgacgacaataatctctccctcaatggcaacaaaacgaaggagattgtcatcgacttcaggaagcgtagtggagaacatgcccctgtctacatcaatggggacgaagtagaaagggtcgagagcttcaagttcttaggtgtccagatcaccaacagcctgtcctggtccctccatgccgacactatagttaagaaagcccaccaacgactctactttctcagaagactaaggaaatttggcatgtcagctacgaccctcaccaactgcgacagatgcaccagagaaagcattctttctggttgtatcacagcttggtatggagcctgctctgcccaagaccgcaggaaactacaaaaggttgtgaatgtagcccagtccgtcacgcaaaccagcctcccatccattgactctatctataattcccgctgcctcggaaaggcagccagcataattaaggaccccccgcaccccggacatactctcttccaccttcttccgtcaggaataagataccaaagtttgaggtcacgtaccaaccgactcaagaacagcttcttcccgactgccatcaggcttttgaatggacctacctcgtattaagttgatcttttctctacaccttgctataactgtaacattatattctgcagtctctccttccttccctatgtacggtctgcattgtttgtacaacaCGCAAGAAACAGGGAAAAGCAGAGATACGCTTCCAGGGATATGCTTGATACATTGAAATGAGGTGGGGCACCTCGCCAGGTAGCTTTGTCTACCTGGCTATCAGCTCGTCCCCATTCTACCCTCCTGCTTCAAacaagtacataagaactaggagcaggagtaggccatctggcccctcgagcctgctccaccattcaatgagatcatggctgatcttttgtggactcagctccacgttccggcccgaacaccataacccttaatccctttattcctcaaaaaactatctatctttatcttaaacacatttaatgaaggagcctctactgcttcactgggcaaggaattccatagattcacaaccctttgggtgaaaaagttcctcctaaactcagtcctaaatctgcttccccttattttgaggctatgccccctagttctgctttcacccgccagtggaaacaacctgcccgcatctatcctatctattcccttcataatcttatgtttgtataagatcccccctcatctttctaaattccaacgagtacagtcccagtctactcaacctctcctcgtaatccaacgccttcagctctgggagtaacctagtgaatctcctctgcactccctccagcgccagtacgccctttgtcaggtaaggagaccaaaactgaacacaatactccaggtgtggcctcactaacaccttatacaattgcagcagaacctccctagtcttaaactccatccctctagcaatgaaggacaaaattccattcgccttcttaatcacctgctgcacctgtaaaccaactttttgcgactcatgcactagcacacccaggtctctctctgcacagcagcatgttttaatattttatcatttaaataataatcccttcccTGGATTAACAATCACC
It contains:
- the LOC140411284 gene encoding probable G-protein coupled receptor 139: MQQRMDSAETLASGRLLNKTSGPGVNLVAIVILSRGKCGLSTCTTRYLVAMAVTDLLVIIVEVILSRINYYYLPGSFLNITPLCSMVSVLVRAATNCSVWFTVIFSFDRFVAICCQTLKTKYCTAKTAAVVIATTCLLLCCKNVPLYFIYKPLLIIDNTPWYCDVKPNCFTDPIWVGYGWFDKVLTPLLPFAFVVLLNTLTVRHILVASRSRKRLRGQSQAENHSDPEMESRRKSIILLFAISGSFILLWMVFVIEFLYYTITGRGPGSYNDSEYILQQVGYMLLNLNCCTNTFIYGVTQSKFREQIKFAVKCPVTSSIHLINK